In a genomic window of Virgibacillus sp. SK37:
- a CDS encoding DUF6470 family protein, which produces MQIPQIRIQSQSATIQLNITPARQEIEQPKADLFIQQPKAKMEIRTTPSKLMINQSQAWEQMNRMHVFKLNDKFAGEGRRGLLEGIERRAGQGRELMQIENKGDPIANQAEQNGHDGMKSLGIKFIPSHFSVKTTYQPAKVDINVKENKPEINVQPNEVIHRYKAGSVDVQMKNYSSLEIDFVNITV; this is translated from the coding sequence TTGCAAATACCTCAGATAAGAATACAATCTCAATCAGCTACTATTCAATTAAATATAACACCAGCACGACAGGAGATTGAGCAGCCAAAAGCAGATTTATTCATACAACAACCTAAGGCAAAAATGGAAATCAGGACAACCCCTTCAAAATTAATGATAAACCAAAGTCAAGCATGGGAACAAATGAATCGTATGCATGTTTTCAAGTTGAACGATAAATTTGCAGGAGAAGGGCGTCGAGGTCTTTTAGAAGGAATTGAGAGACGTGCCGGGCAAGGTAGAGAGTTAATGCAAATTGAAAATAAGGGTGACCCTATAGCTAATCAGGCAGAACAAAACGGTCATGATGGGATGAAATCATTAGGAATAAAATTTATTCCCTCGCATTTTTCCGTGAAAACAACCTACCAACCTGCCAAAGTAGATATTAATGTAAAAGAAAATAAACCGGAAATAAATGTTCAACCAAATGAAGTTATACATAGATATAAAGCTGGTAGTGTTGATGTGCAAATGAAAAATTACTCAAGTCTGGAGATAGACTTTGTAAATATCACAGTGTGA
- a CDS encoding flagellar protein FlgN: protein MSVQQIIQSLHQLANVHEHLLKLSKLKTEAIKEGSIDNMQNVIVQERKEIKQLEQAESIREKQVSDWFAKNGISQEDISITFLLDHIDQVDEREKLGNITIRLTKLITELKQQEQLNQLLINQSMKFIQLSLDMLNPSIQNINYGNQKQYGAEAQKRSIFDSKA, encoded by the coding sequence TTGTCCGTACAACAAATCATTCAATCGCTTCATCAATTAGCAAATGTGCATGAACATTTATTGAAGTTATCTAAGCTTAAAACGGAAGCCATTAAAGAAGGCTCTATAGATAATATGCAGAATGTAATTGTTCAAGAGCGTAAAGAAATTAAGCAGCTGGAGCAGGCAGAGAGCATAAGGGAAAAACAAGTAAGTGACTGGTTTGCAAAGAACGGGATTTCACAAGAAGATATTTCTATTACCTTTTTGCTTGACCATATAGACCAAGTGGATGAAAGAGAAAAGCTTGGCAATATTACTATTCGCTTAACGAAATTAATTACTGAATTGAAGCAACAAGAGCAGTTGAATCAATTGCTAATCAATCAATCTATGAAATTTATTCAACTATCCCTTGATATGTTAAATCCGTCTATACAAAATATAAATTATGGAAATCAGAAGCAATATGGAGCGGAAGCACAAAAACGTTCCATATTTGATTCGAAAGCTTAA
- the flgL gene encoding flagellar hook-associated protein FlgL, translating into MRITQGMLSNNMLRNLSSSYNKMGNLMDQLNTGKKITRPSDDPVIAMKGINYRNRVIEVEQFERNTIEVNNWMDNSDAALDKATKAMQRLRELAVKASNGTNESQELESIRSEVSQLKEHLRDIAQTEVNGKYIFNGTKTDQPPTVNLENGTFTADSSSVDIEVAKGIKLKANVNAEEVFGDIFQSVNDFEEALSKGSDTVSESISNIDEGINKIINSRADLGARMNRLELVENRLSEQNIIATKAMSDNEDIDYEKAITELITQESIHRAALSTGSRIIQPSLVDFLR; encoded by the coding sequence ATGCGTATAACACAAGGCATGCTATCCAATAATATGTTAAGAAATCTTTCTTCCAGCTATAATAAAATGGGGAACTTGATGGATCAACTTAACACAGGAAAAAAAATTACGCGTCCATCGGATGACCCTGTTATTGCGATGAAAGGGATTAATTATCGAAACCGTGTGATAGAAGTGGAGCAGTTTGAACGTAATACAATTGAAGTAAATAATTGGATGGATAATTCTGATGCTGCTTTGGATAAGGCTACAAAAGCGATGCAACGTTTACGAGAGCTTGCTGTGAAAGCCAGTAACGGTACAAATGAATCTCAAGAGCTTGAAAGTATTCGCTCTGAGGTAAGTCAGTTAAAAGAGCATCTAAGAGATATAGCCCAAACCGAAGTGAACGGAAAATACATTTTTAACGGGACTAAAACTGATCAGCCGCCAACTGTGAATCTAGAGAACGGAACATTCACTGCCGATTCTTCCTCTGTAGATATTGAAGTAGCAAAAGGGATTAAACTAAAAGCAAATGTAAATGCAGAAGAAGTTTTTGGTGATATCTTCCAGAGTGTGAATGATTTTGAAGAAGCTTTAAGTAAGGGTTCCGACACAGTATCAGAAAGTATTTCCAATATTGATGAAGGTATAAATAAAATTATAAACTCTCGTGCAGATCTTGGTGCACGAATGAACCGACTTGAATTAGTTGAAAATAGGTTGAGTGAGCAAAATATTATTGCAACGAAAGCAATGTCGGATAATGAAGACATTGATTATGAAAAGGCGATTACAGAATTAATTACACAGGAAAGTATTCACCGAGCAGCATTATCTACAGGCTCACGGATTATTCAACCGTCTTTAGTTGATTTTCTAAGATAG
- the flgK gene encoding flagellar hook-associated protein FlgK: protein MSTFHGLEMAKQALFAQQSALYTTGHNISNANTKGYTRQRVNFETMNPYPAAARNRPELPGQMGTGVQTGSIQRVRDSYLDVQFRAENSKTGYWSTMSDALTRLEGVMNEPSDSGLSKTMGQFWQSIQDLSSNPENSGARSVVAQRGKAVADTFNYLSESLTSIQTDLKNQMDITITDANSLLKQIHNINKQVNELEPHGYLPNDLYDERDRLIDELSSIVNIKVDYDKSSTSSQDIAQGIASIEIVDDKGKSFEPAVKLLNGAEADESDAIQKLSIDYDAGEVMAGSISMDISKSNGSLKGFADTYGLSEDGSGLYRDMLADLDKMATNFAEQFNKVHQQGVGLDGSEGLDFFTFKPGTSGAGGLTVNKDILDNPDKIAASSNGNAGNGDNASDLANVFDDTKIVNEDGNNPFGENTSVNSFYQSLIGEMGVQAQEAKRMENNTGVLRLQVENQRMSISSVSLDEEMSNMIKFQHAYSAAARSMTAMDEMLDKIINSMGLVGR, encoded by the coding sequence ATGAGTACATTTCATGGTCTGGAAATGGCCAAACAGGCTCTTTTTGCACAGCAGTCAGCATTATATACAACTGGGCATAATATTTCTAATGCAAATACAAAAGGATATACAAGACAGCGAGTTAACTTTGAAACAATGAATCCATATCCGGCAGCTGCAAGAAACCGCCCGGAGTTACCAGGCCAAATGGGGACAGGGGTTCAGACGGGCTCTATTCAGCGGGTACGTGATTCTTATCTGGATGTTCAATTCCGAGCGGAGAATAGTAAAACAGGTTACTGGTCCACCATGTCAGATGCTTTAACAAGGTTGGAAGGCGTAATGAATGAACCTTCTGACAGTGGTTTATCAAAAACAATGGGGCAATTTTGGCAATCAATCCAGGATCTTTCTTCAAATCCGGAAAATTCGGGAGCGAGATCTGTTGTGGCCCAACGAGGTAAGGCGGTTGCGGATACGTTTAATTATTTATCCGAATCCCTAACTTCTATACAGACTGATTTAAAAAACCAGATGGATATTACTATTACGGATGCAAATTCATTATTAAAACAGATCCATAATATTAATAAACAGGTAAACGAACTTGAGCCACATGGTTACCTTCCGAATGATTTATATGATGAACGTGATCGTTTAATTGATGAATTATCCAGTATCGTTAACATTAAAGTGGATTATGATAAAAGCTCTACAAGTTCGCAAGATATTGCTCAAGGTATAGCCAGCATTGAAATTGTTGATGATAAAGGAAAGTCATTTGAGCCTGCAGTAAAACTATTAAATGGGGCGGAAGCAGATGAATCTGATGCAATTCAAAAGCTATCTATCGATTACGATGCAGGTGAAGTAATGGCAGGAAGCATTTCGATGGATATATCCAAATCGAATGGGTCACTAAAAGGCTTTGCTGATACATATGGTTTGTCAGAGGATGGTTCTGGATTATATCGGGATATGCTTGCCGATTTAGACAAGATGGCTACTAATTTTGCTGAGCAGTTCAATAAAGTCCATCAACAAGGTGTTGGTTTAGATGGAAGTGAAGGACTTGATTTCTTTACATTTAAACCAGGGACAAGCGGTGCTGGTGGTTTGACTGTGAATAAAGACATTCTTGATAATCCAGACAAAATAGCTGCTAGTTCAAATGGTAATGCCGGAAATGGCGATAATGCTTCTGATCTCGCCAATGTCTTTGACGATACAAAAATTGTAAATGAAGATGGGAATAACCCGTTTGGGGAGAATACATCTGTAAATAGTTTCTATCAATCTCTTATTGGAGAAATGGGTGTTCAGGCACAGGAAGCTAAACGGATGGAGAACAACACCGGTGTTTTGCGCTTACAGGTAGAAAATCAAAGGATGTCCATCAGCTCTGTTTCTTTGGATGAAGAAATGTCCAACATGATTAAATTTCAACATGCCTATAGTGCAGCCGCACGAAGCATGACAGCAATGGATGAAATGCTGGATAAAATTATTAACAGTATGGGATTAGTAGGAAGGTAG
- the fliW gene encoding flagellar assembly protein FliW, with product MIVDTKYSGELEIDENEIIFFNTGLPGFPGETKFLLIDFPDNPVFQILQSVQTPTTAFIVTNPYYIYQDYEFDLDKNIIEQLNIQSEKEVVVLSIVTVKDPFQDSTLNLKAPIILNPARKLAKQYILTEEIYQVKTPLNPNIKSNIGGR from the coding sequence ATGATAGTGGATACAAAATATTCAGGAGAACTAGAAATTGACGAAAATGAAATTATCTTTTTTAACACAGGGTTGCCGGGATTTCCAGGGGAAACTAAATTTTTGCTTATCGATTTCCCTGATAATCCTGTTTTTCAAATTCTTCAGTCAGTTCAAACCCCCACAACTGCTTTTATCGTCACAAACCCTTATTATATATATCAAGACTATGAATTTGACCTTGATAAGAATATTATAGAGCAGTTAAACATTCAGAGTGAAAAGGAAGTCGTAGTACTTTCTATCGTAACGGTTAAAGACCCATTTCAAGATAGCACGTTAAATTTGAAGGCACCCATTATTTTAAACCCTGCGCGAAAATTGGCGAAACAATATATTCTTACGGAAGAAATCTACCAGGTTAAAACACCTTTGAACCCAAATATTAAATCAAATATAGGGGGAAGGTAA
- the hpf gene encoding ribosome hibernation-promoting factor, HPF/YfiA family, producing MKFNIRGENLEVTDSIREYVERKISKLERYFDTPPTSEVHVNLSVYNDEQTIEVTIPMTNLLLRGEVQHVDLYAAIDLVVDKLERQIRKYKTKVNRKFRQEGSPKHVFAELEREANNVAVEEESDEIDIVRTKRFDLKPMDSEEAVLQMDMLGHSFYVFTNAVTNETNVVYRRKDGKYGLIEPNA from the coding sequence ATGAAGTTTAACATTCGTGGTGAAAATCTTGAGGTGACTGATTCTATACGTGAATACGTAGAGAGGAAGATTAGCAAGCTGGAAAGATACTTTGATACACCCCCAACATCCGAGGTGCATGTTAATTTAAGTGTCTACAATGATGAGCAGACAATTGAGGTTACTATTCCAATGACAAATCTCTTGTTGCGCGGTGAAGTGCAACATGTTGACTTATACGCTGCCATCGACTTGGTCGTTGATAAACTTGAAAGACAAATCAGAAAGTATAAAACAAAAGTCAATCGTAAATTTAGACAAGAAGGTTCTCCAAAGCACGTGTTTGCTGAACTGGAAAGAGAAGCAAATAATGTTGCCGTTGAAGAAGAATCAGATGAAATTGATATTGTGCGAACAAAGAGGTTTGATTTAAAGCCAATGGATTCTGAAGAAGCTGTGCTTCAAATGGATATGCTTGGTCACTCATTTTACGTTTTTACAAATGCTGTTACAAACGAAACAAATGTGGTTTACCGTAGAAAAGACGGCAAGTATGGACTAATTGAACCAAATGCTTAA
- the flgM gene encoding flagellar biosynthesis anti-sigma factor FlgM, whose product MRINGPNNTNMNPYKNHFQKQVNTKAEPKKDQLEISNKAKEMLEKEKPNAKRAAYVQELKQAVENGEYKVDHDKTARKMIDFWSGF is encoded by the coding sequence ATGCGTATAAATGGGCCGAACAATACGAATATGAACCCATATAAAAATCACTTCCAAAAACAGGTGAATACCAAAGCAGAGCCAAAAAAAGACCAGTTAGAAATTTCCAACAAGGCAAAGGAAATGCTTGAAAAGGAAAAGCCTAATGCAAAACGGGCAGCATATGTACAAGAATTAAAACAAGCGGTAGAAAATGGAGAATATAAAGTGGACCATGATAAAACAGCCCGGAAAATGATTGATTTCTGGAGTGGATTTTAA
- a CDS encoding DEAD/DEAH box helicase, with protein sequence MTKHEGALESAFSHQLAGKLLLRNELPLDDKQFEQFLADGALMPIPSIEKQLFSAICQRCGNRKKYLFGILPCKQCDKTHLYCRKCIEMGRVMECEPLYYWNGKKVVWPIIDKPCTWEGELTALQQKASDRIVSAITNKEEELLVWAVCGAGKTEMLFPGIAEALRSGMRVCLATPRADVVQELLPRIRNAFKNVNIQGLYGGSEEKTGNAQLIISTTHQLLRFKAAFHLLIIDEVDAFPFHNDPSLPYAAKRSLHSTQSTTVFLTATPRRNQQFRLWMKQLPHVFVPARFHGHPLPVPILKTCTSLKKDTQANRVPDVLLNWMKKRSSPHRQLLLFVPTIELVEQLYKNSIAQFLQQKLLESKDKIMCVHASDPLRKEKVQLFRDKKIDILITTTTLERGVTFPSVDVAILDAGHRVFDEAALVQIAGRAGRSPDDPKGEVVFFHNGKTNAMVHAIDAIKSMNKRGGFI encoded by the coding sequence TTGACAAAACATGAAGGTGCTTTAGAATCTGCGTTCTCCCACCAGCTTGCTGGTAAGCTTCTACTTCGAAACGAACTGCCACTAGATGATAAACAGTTTGAACAATTTCTTGCTGATGGCGCACTTATGCCAATCCCTTCTATAGAAAAACAACTATTTTCAGCTATCTGCCAACGGTGCGGTAATCGAAAAAAATATTTATTTGGAATACTCCCTTGTAAACAATGTGATAAAACTCATTTATATTGCCGAAAATGCATAGAAATGGGCCGGGTGATGGAATGCGAACCACTCTATTATTGGAATGGTAAAAAGGTGGTTTGGCCCATAATAGACAAACCATGTACTTGGGAAGGGGAACTTACAGCTCTCCAGCAAAAAGCTTCTGATCGTATTGTTTCCGCAATTACAAATAAAGAGGAGGAGTTACTTGTATGGGCGGTGTGCGGCGCAGGAAAGACGGAAATGCTTTTTCCTGGCATAGCAGAAGCCCTCCGTTCAGGAATGCGAGTTTGTCTAGCCACACCTAGAGCAGATGTTGTCCAAGAACTGCTACCGAGAATAAGAAATGCCTTCAAGAATGTAAATATACAGGGATTATATGGTGGTAGTGAAGAAAAAACGGGCAATGCCCAGCTGATAATATCTACGACTCATCAATTGCTGCGGTTTAAAGCTGCTTTTCACCTTTTAATAATTGACGAAGTGGACGCTTTCCCCTTCCATAATGATCCCTCGCTTCCTTACGCTGCTAAAAGATCTTTACATTCAACTCAAAGTACAACGGTTTTTTTGACAGCAACCCCCAGGAGAAATCAACAGTTTCGCTTATGGATGAAGCAACTTCCACACGTATTCGTACCTGCACGATTTCATGGCCACCCGCTACCAGTCCCCATTCTAAAAACATGTACAAGTCTAAAAAAAGACACCCAAGCCAACCGTGTTCCTGACGTATTATTAAATTGGATGAAAAAACGTTCCAGCCCACATCGTCAATTGCTTCTTTTTGTACCTACCATAGAACTAGTTGAACAATTATATAAGAACAGTATTGCGCAATTTCTCCAACAAAAATTACTTGAGTCAAAGGATAAAATAATGTGTGTCCATGCTTCAGATCCTCTACGTAAGGAAAAAGTCCAGTTATTCAGAGATAAAAAAATAGATATATTAATAACGACGACCACTTTGGAAAGGGGGGTCACTTTCCCTTCCGTGGATGTAGCTATTTTAGATGCAGGCCATCGTGTATTTGATGAGGCTGCACTTGTTCAAATTGCAGGCAGGGCAGGGAGAAGTCCAGACGACCCTAAAGGTGAAGTGGTTTTCTTTCATAATGGCAAAACCAATGCAATGGTTCACGCAATTGATGCGATTAAGTCAATGAATAAACGGGGAGGGTTTATCTGA
- a CDS encoding response regulator transcription factor: MKTEEKKTQIVLIDDHKLFREGVKRILEFEPTFEVVAEGDDGSEASRIVKENNPDVVLMDINMPNMNGVQATADLVRYFPKTRVIILSIHDDESYVTHALKTGAQGYLLKEMDSDALIEAIKVVSEGGSYLHPKVTHNLVMEYRRLAKENASSAKDNGMEYRKPLHLLTKRECQVLQLLADGKSNRAVAETLYISEKTVKNHVSNILQKMNVNDRTQAVVSAIRKGWVEVV, encoded by the coding sequence ATGAAGACAGAAGAAAAGAAAACACAGATTGTACTTATTGACGATCATAAATTGTTCAGAGAAGGTGTAAAACGAATTCTGGAGTTCGAACCAACATTTGAAGTTGTTGCTGAAGGGGACGATGGTTCCGAAGCATCCCGTATCGTAAAAGAAAATAATCCTGATGTTGTATTAATGGATATTAATATGCCGAATATGAATGGAGTCCAAGCTACAGCGGATCTTGTTCGTTATTTCCCTAAAACACGGGTTATCATACTCTCTATACATGATGATGAAAGTTATGTTACACATGCACTTAAAACAGGAGCACAGGGATACCTTTTGAAGGAAATGGATTCGGATGCTCTTATTGAAGCAATAAAAGTAGTTAGTGAAGGTGGATCTTATCTGCATCCGAAAGTGACCCATAATCTTGTCATGGAATACCGACGATTGGCTAAAGAGAATGCGTCAAGTGCAAAAGATAATGGCATGGAATATCGTAAGCCGCTTCACTTACTTACAAAACGGGAATGTCAGGTTCTACAGCTACTCGCAGATGGAAAAAGCAATCGGGCAGTAGCCGAAACCTTGTACATCAGCGAAAAGACGGTAAAGAACCATGTTAGTAATATCCTGCAGAAAATGAATGTAAATGACCGTACTCAAGCCGTAGTATCTGCCATTCGTAAAGGCTGGGTAGAGGTTGTCTAG
- a CDS encoding DegV family protein — translation MKVAVMTDSTAYIPENIRNKYAIHMVPLSVVFEDTSYQEEMDITTEEFYKKINEAKQLPKTSQPSIGYITAELEALAKEYDAVISIHLSSGISGTYQAVVSAGEMVDGIEVFAYDSEISAMAQGFYVLEAAEMARNEKEPQEIIARLNEMKKSLRAYFMVDDLSNLQRGGRLNGAQALVGSLLQVKPVLHFVDKVIVPFEKIRTRKKALNRIMSMLKEEADKGKQLKVVFIHANNLHAAEELQRDFLKAYPSMETFISYFGPVIGTHLGEGALGVCWYEK, via the coding sequence ATGAAGGTTGCTGTGATGACAGATAGTACGGCATATATCCCTGAAAACATACGAAATAAGTATGCGATACATATGGTCCCATTAAGCGTAGTATTTGAGGACACCTCCTACCAGGAGGAAATGGATATTACTACGGAAGAATTTTATAAGAAAATAAATGAAGCGAAGCAATTACCCAAGACTTCCCAGCCTTCCATTGGCTATATTACAGCTGAACTAGAAGCATTAGCAAAAGAATATGACGCAGTAATCTCCATTCATCTATCCAGTGGGATAAGCGGCACATATCAAGCTGTAGTCAGTGCTGGAGAGATGGTCGACGGAATTGAAGTATTTGCTTATGATTCAGAGATTAGCGCAATGGCTCAAGGCTTTTACGTATTAGAAGCAGCTGAAATGGCGCGAAACGAGAAAGAACCACAAGAAATTATTGCTCGACTCAATGAAATGAAAAAGAGCTTGCGTGCATACTTTATGGTTGATGATCTAAGTAATTTACAGCGGGGAGGCCGTTTGAACGGAGCACAAGCTTTGGTAGGAAGTCTACTGCAGGTTAAACCAGTGTTGCATTTTGTTGATAAAGTTATTGTGCCATTTGAAAAAATTCGTACACGTAAAAAAGCCCTAAACAGAATTATGAGTATGTTGAAGGAAGAAGCAGATAAAGGTAAGCAATTAAAAGTTGTCTTTATTCATGCTAACAACCTGCACGCCGCAGAAGAACTGCAGCGAGACTTCCTAAAAGCGTACCCTAGCATGGAAACATTCATTAGCTATTTTGGTCCTGTTATAGGAACCCATTTAGGTGAAGGTGCTCTTGGAGTATGTTGGTATGAAAAGTAA
- the flaG gene encoding flagellar protein FlaG encodes MRLDQVSHGSQQIKLQGDNNTQLLTDTEKSQQQIRLEGKTLPPTDNTITKDKLKSVTEKLNEFVEPLKTDLKFVFHEKLNEYYVTVVNPLTDEVIKEIPPRKMLDMYADMAELMGLMIDEKI; translated from the coding sequence ATGCGATTAGATCAAGTATCACACGGATCGCAGCAAATTAAACTTCAGGGAGATAACAACACGCAATTGCTAACAGATACTGAAAAATCCCAACAACAGATAAGGCTTGAAGGGAAAACGTTGCCACCAACTGATAACACAATAACGAAAGATAAATTAAAAAGTGTAACAGAGAAACTAAATGAGTTTGTAGAACCGTTAAAGACCGACTTGAAATTTGTTTTTCATGAAAAACTTAATGAATATTATGTAACAGTTGTGAATCCGTTAACAGATGAAGTAATTAAAGAAATTCCACCAAGAAAAATGCTGGATATGTATGCTGATATGGCAGAATTAATGGGGCTTATGATTGATGAGAAAATTTAG
- a CDS encoding flagellar protein FliT encodes MNRLEVLFQQTEQLQAVLNQERNHKNRAEIIEQVNQLIEKRDENLTDIKPPYTKEEELLGKKLVQLNTEIEQLMQEIFTELKAEIQQVKKQKRTNRKYINPYEKVNSSDAMFLDSKK; translated from the coding sequence ATGAACCGTCTCGAAGTTTTATTTCAACAAACAGAACAATTACAAGCTGTGCTTAATCAGGAAAGAAACCATAAAAATCGAGCGGAAATTATTGAACAAGTGAACCAATTAATTGAGAAGAGAGATGAGAATCTAACAGATATTAAGCCTCCGTATACAAAAGAAGAGGAGCTTCTCGGAAAGAAATTGGTCCAGCTTAATACAGAAATAGAACAATTGATGCAAGAAATTTTTACAGAATTAAAAGCAGAAATACAACAAGTGAAGAAGCAAAAGCGAACAAACCGAAAATATATCAATCCATATGAAAAAGTAAATTCCTCAGATGCTATGTTTTTGGACAGTAAAAAATAA
- the csrA gene encoding carbon storage regulator CsrA — protein MLVLARKINEAIQIGEEIEIKVLSIEGDQVKLGIEAPRKTDIYRKEIYLDIQHENDQAANVPSDLLQFLNKNKK, from the coding sequence ATGTTGGTACTGGCGAGGAAAATAAATGAAGCTATTCAGATTGGTGAAGAAATTGAAATTAAGGTATTATCCATCGAAGGCGACCAAGTTAAGCTCGGAATAGAAGCACCAAGGAAGACAGATATTTATCGGAAGGAAATATACTTGGATATCCAACATGAAAATGACCAAGCAGCTAACGTACCCTCAGATCTTTTACAATTTTTAAATAAAAATAAAAAATAA
- a CDS encoding TIGR03826 family flagellar region protein, with protein MAELANCSRCDAVFVKNIRDICQACYKEEEQAFDTVYKFLRERKNREATMLEIVEATKVEEILITKFIKEKRLRTTDFPKLAYPCESCGVNIVTGKLCYDCSAELRKDLDKHNEEQRKIQEKEANKNTHTYYMFDKNK; from the coding sequence ATGGCTGAGTTAGCAAATTGCTCACGCTGTGATGCGGTTTTTGTGAAGAATATACGTGATATATGCCAAGCTTGCTATAAGGAAGAGGAGCAAGCTTTTGATACGGTTTATAAATTTCTACGCGAACGAAAGAACAGGGAAGCGACCATGCTGGAAATTGTTGAAGCAACAAAGGTAGAAGAAATCTTGATTACAAAATTTATTAAAGAAAAAAGACTGAGAACAACTGATTTTCCAAAGTTGGCTTATCCCTGTGAGTCATGCGGAGTTAATATAGTAACTGGTAAACTATGCTATGATTGCTCCGCTGAATTGAGAAAAGATCTTGATAAACACAATGAAGAACAACGAAAAATACAAGAAAAAGAAGCAAATAAAAATACACATACCTATTATATGTTCGATAAAAATAAGTGA
- the fliS gene encoding flagellar export chaperone FliS, with the protein MSLNKPYQTYQNNAVNTATGGELTLMLYNGCIKFIKQAVKDLEEKNYEAKNTNIQKAQNIIQELMLTLDQKVEISKQILPLYEFMQFQLREGNIKNDPSFLLEALELITEFRDTWKEVILKNRKAQPVQGAQV; encoded by the coding sequence TTGTCACTTAACAAACCGTACCAAACCTACCAAAATAACGCGGTAAATACTGCAACCGGTGGAGAATTAACCTTAATGCTCTATAATGGGTGCATTAAGTTTATTAAACAAGCAGTCAAGGATTTAGAAGAAAAAAATTATGAAGCTAAAAATACCAATATCCAAAAAGCGCAAAATATAATACAGGAATTAATGTTAACCTTGGACCAAAAGGTTGAAATTTCCAAGCAGATCCTTCCACTGTATGAGTTTATGCAATTCCAGCTTAGAGAGGGAAATATTAAGAATGACCCTTCATTTCTTTTAGAGGCACTTGAACTCATTACAGAGTTTAGAGACACGTGGAAAGAAGTTATTTTGAAGAATAGAAAAGCACAACCTGTGCAAGGCGCCCAAGTATAA
- a CDS encoding ComF family protein: MYCLWCHEEIITEVHWGNFVHLYNPKRLCMNCESQLIKINGDRCSVCSRVSSVKKCADCLKWEDYEKEVSITFNASLYTYNSFMQEVVAKWKYRGDYQLAKIFQYEFEKEYIKRFSFLDKKKSVIVPIPLSKQRFSERGFNQAEVLADFIQLKTDPVLERLHGEKQAKKTRYERISMENPFILRKSINKTVILVDDIYTTGTTLRHAARLLKGNGCPNVYTYTLIRG; this comes from the coding sequence ATGTATTGCTTATGGTGTCATGAAGAAATCATCACCGAAGTACATTGGGGTAATTTTGTTCATCTTTATAATCCTAAAAGGCTTTGTATGAACTGTGAAAGCCAACTAATAAAAATTAATGGGGATCGCTGCAGTGTTTGCTCCCGTGTATCTAGTGTGAAAAAGTGTGCAGATTGTTTGAAGTGGGAGGATTATGAGAAAGAGGTCTCCATTACATTTAACGCATCACTCTATACGTACAATTCGTTTATGCAGGAGGTTGTCGCTAAATGGAAGTACCGCGGAGATTATCAATTAGCAAAAATATTTCAATATGAATTTGAAAAGGAATATATTAAGAGATTCTCTTTTTTAGATAAGAAAAAATCAGTTATTGTCCCAATTCCTCTTAGCAAACAAAGATTTAGTGAACGAGGGTTTAACCAAGCCGAGGTATTAGCAGATTTCATACAGCTAAAAACGGACCCTGTATTAGAGAGGTTACATGGGGAAAAACAAGCGAAGAAGACAAGATATGAAAGAATTTCAATGGAGAATCCATTTATTTTAAGAAAAAGTATTAACAAAACGGTTATTCTTGTCGATGATATATATACAACTGGTACGACATTACGACATGCTGCCAGATTACTAAAGGGAAATGGATGTCCGAATGTTTATACCTATACATTGATTCGTGGTTAG